ACCGGCTGCGGTCGCCGCCACGGCCGAGGACCAGGTCGTCAAGCTCAACCGTCTGCGTCAGATCACCGCCCAGCGCACCCAGGCGTCAAAGCAGCAAGTCCCTCACTTTTATGTCCGAGTGGAGGTCGACCTTGAAAAGATCAACGCTGTCCGAGAAGCCTTCAAGGAAGAAGAGGCGGGCAAGATCAGCGTCAACGACTTTGTCATCCGGGCGTGTGCCCTGGCCCTCCGTGACATGCCGGTCGTCAACAGCACTTACCAGGGCGACCACCTCTTGCAGTACGGGGCGGTGAACATTGGTATGGCGGTGGCTCTGGACGACGGGTTGACCGTCCCGGTCATGAAAAACGCCGACCAAATGACCCTGCGGCAAATTTCTGCGGCCAGCCGCACGCTGGCAGGCAAAGCCAGGGAGAACAAGCTCGGCCCGGACGAACTGAGCGGATCGACGTTCAGCGTCAGCAACATGGGCATGCTGGACGTCGACGACTTTCTCGCGATCATCAACACGCCGAACGCGGCCATCGTCGCCATCGGGACGGCCAAGCGCGTCGTCGTGGTGACCGAGGACGACGAGTTTGAGGCTCGCTGGAAGATGAACATCAGCGGCTCATTCGACCACCGCGTCGTGGACGGGGCAGTCGGGGCCAAGTTTATGAACGTCGTCCGCGAGTACCTTGAGAACCCGACGCGCTTGCTGAGCTGATCAGGGGGCGCTCCTCGGGGCGCCCGTCAGTCCTTATCAAGCAACGCGGCCCGGAGTTCGTCTGCCCGGGCGACGGGGACCAGCGCGACCAGCATGTCACCGGCCGTCAAGACGGTGTCACCGCTGACGTTCATACCGTTACCGTCTCGGACCAGGTAGACCAAAAACGTCCCCGAGGGCAGGGAGATGTCACGGACCGCCTTGTTCGCCCACGGCGACCGATGGCTGAGGATGCTCTCCACGACCTCGACGTGGCCACGGTGGAGATGGCCGACGGCGATCAGTTCGTCAGACGAAATCTGCTGGTCGATGAGGCTAAAAATGATGCCTGTGGCGCTGACGGTGTCGTCAATGCCGATGTCGCGGAAGATCTGCTCGTGATTGGGGTCGTTGACCCGGGCGACGACACGTTTGACCTTCCAGACCTCTTTGGCTAACTGGCAGACGACGAGGTTGTCTTCGTCTTCGCCGGTGACGGCCACGACCACGTCCGCACGGCTAAACCCCGCCGCCTTTTGCGAAAGGAGTTCGCAACCGTCACCGTGCATGACTGATTCTTCGCCCAAGTGGTTGCCCAGCTTTTGGGCCATCCGGGCGTCTTTCTCCATGAGCAGGACTTCGTGGCCCCGCGCTGTCAACCGCTTCGCCAACTGAAGCCCGACGTTGCCGCCTCCGACAAGGATGAGATACATCTGCTTAGATCCCCATCTCCTCGACGAGGACGTTGTAGGAGTCGATCGGCTTGTACTCGTCGCCCATCAACCAGTCGCGGCACATGCCGGCGAGAAGCGCCGCCGCGTTGATACAAAAGAGGCCAAGCTTGCGGTACGCCTCCGCCCTCTGGGGGTCGGCGACCTTGACGGCGACGCGCTGCACTCCGAAATTGCGTTGGACGATCTGGGCCGCCATGATGTTGGTGTTGTCACCCCGGGTGACGGCAAAGAAAGCGTCGCAGGAACGGACGTTGGCCTTTTCGAGAATGTCAATGTCCAGGCCACTGCCCAGAACGATACGGCACGGGTAAGTCTTGCCAAGCCGCCGCAGGGCTTCGGGGTTGCGCTCGATCAGGGTGACCGAGTGGCCGCGAGTACTGAGCTGGAGGGCCAAAGTGGCCCCGGTGCGGCCGCAACCAAGGATCACGACGTTCATTGCGCAACCGGCTTTATACCCCTTGGGGCGTGAAGGCCCGGGCAACCGCTTCGGCGTCCGCGCCTTCCACGTAAAACGCGGCGGTGCCGCTTCCGGCCCATTGGCCGACCCGGGCGGCGAGGACGTTCCAGCCCTGCCGGGAGATCGTGCGGCAGACGCGGTAGGGCATACCGCGGCCGCGAGGAGCGCGCACCTCGATGATGCCCGGTGAGGAGTCCACGTAAGAGACAGTCAAGAATTCTTGGCGACGCTCGGGGTCCTTTCCCCGGCCGCGCAAGACTTCTTCCGGAGACTTGGCCCCCGACAACACTGCGTTCAAGGCGGCCTGCACAGAGGCGGCGACATGGCGCCCGACCGCCCGGCCGCCCGAACTGACGGTGAACATATCGACCGCCGTCGGTGGGACGACGGAAGTTGTGGAAGCTCGCAATCCCACCAGGCTCAGGTCGAAGGCATAAAGGACGGCAAGGATGGCCTGGAGGAGCCCGGGCCGGTCGGCACAGACCACCGAGACGTCGGTGACGCCAAGGTCGACCAGATCGTCCCACAAGACCTGAGGTTCGCCGCCCGCACTGGCCTCGGCGGCCCAGAAGTGTTGGTTCACCATCGCGGGGGCCGTGCTCAAGACATAGTGCGGCGGCAGGCTGTCGAGAAACGCGGCCAATCGTTCACGGGGGACTTCTTCTGCTTGGAGGTGCCGAAGGATCCGGCGCCGGGCGGCGGTCTCGTCGGGCCGGACTCCCGACTCGGCGGCCAGGGCTTGGGCCGTCCGGGCATGGAGTTCGAGCAGGAACGTTTCCTGCACCGGCGACCAAAGGCTCTCGTTGACCGACGCCATATCGACGAAGGTCAAGAGGGTCAGGCAGTCGAGCCGTTCGCGGTCGCCTACGACCTTGGCGAACTCCAATGCGGTGTCCGGATGCATGACGTCGCGCAAGCGGATGAACCGGCTCATCGTCAGGTGCTCTTGGACAAGCCAGGCGACCAAGTCAGTGATGCGCGGCTCCAACGACCACCGCGCGCCGACGGCCCGGGCCACTTCGGCCCCGACCAGGCTGTGCGGACGGCTGGGGTCGGCCTTGCCCACGTCATGAAGGAGGATGGCGAGGTGAAGCGGCCCGTCCTCGTCGATCCCCGCCTTGATGATGCCAAGAGGGGAGTCGGGCGGAGTGGCTTCCAGGCGGCGGAGAGCACGCAAAGTGTGCTCGAAGACGGTGTACTGGTGGCTCGGGTCGTCCGGCGCCATGGTCCGGCATGCCGTCAACTCGGGCAACAGTATCTGGAGGAGGCCGGCCCGGTCCAAGTTCCGGACCGTCGCCTCACCACCGGAGACGGCGGCGAGCGCCT
The Fimbriimonadaceae bacterium genome window above contains:
- a CDS encoding HD domain-containing protein, which encodes MERRIEEAVAIAREARTRLFESAGDVPDSLAWCRRHTSVADNLLAKLFGFMQESHPDLPPLALVATGGYGRTELCPFSDIDLALVPLEEGSPELSEAVRWLFRTTSDAIHQGLGLKVGYSYRLVSDVPGYDATILSGIFDGRLVAGSPEALESLLAAVYRGLPTADFILSKIRERRRDMAKTHETPLVVEPDLKFGAGGLRSFLTANWIAVALGERQAPPTESYAAVLRARILLHLATGRLFDAFTRVRAGDVAERTGVPPREFASSLAEAMVANHQTYLTTLDRLLEERYRLNDAVVAVRGEAKVVPGSSAGKAAFGLHLATKLGLTVSELTTAAEPGAGPEALAAVSGGEATVRNLDRAGLLQILLPELTACRTMAPDDPSHQYTVFEHTLRALRRLEATPPDSPLGIIKAGIDEDGPLHLAILLHDVGKADPSRPHSLVGAEVARAVGARWSLEPRITDLVAWLVQEHLTMSRFIRLRDVMHPDTALEFAKVVGDRERLDCLTLLTFVDMASVNESLWSPVQETFLLELHARTAQALAAESGVRPDETAARRRILRHLQAEEVPRERLAAFLDSLPPHYVLSTAPAMVNQHFWAAEASAGGEPQVLWDDLVDLGVTDVSVVCADRPGLLQAILAVLYAFDLSLVGLRASTTSVVPPTAVDMFTVSSGGRAVGRHVAASVQAALNAVLSGAKSPEEVLRGRGKDPERRQEFLTVSYVDSSPGIIEVRAPRGRGMPYRVCRTISRQGWNVLAARVGQWAGSGTAAFYVEGADAEAVARAFTPQGV
- a CDS encoding 2-oxo acid dehydrogenase subunit E2, which gives rise to MTEVIMPKMGDGMEEGTLLEWLKKDGDTVKSGEVIGTIQTDKATLELESPGAGTLTGILIAPGETVPVGRPIAAIVKAGESVPAGWGSGSAATPAPQAAAAAATPAPSVASAPAAPSGVTDRVKASPLAKRIASEAGVPLAGITGTGPGGRIVEKDVRAAIAGGVKLPSAPAAVAATAEDQVVKLNRLRQITAQRTQASKQQVPHFYVRVEVDLEKINAVREAFKEEEAGKISVNDFVIRACALALRDMPVVNSTYQGDHLLQYGAVNIGMAVALDDGLTVPVMKNADQMTLRQISAASRTLAGKARENKLGPDELSGSTFSVSNMGMLDVDDFLAIINTPNAAIVAIGTAKRVVVVTEDDEFEARWKMNISGSFDHRVVDGAVGAKFMNVVREYLENPTRLLS
- a CDS encoding TrkA family potassium uptake protein, with the translated sequence MNVVILGCGRTGATLALQLSTRGHSVTLIERNPEALRRLGKTYPCRIVLGSGLDIDILEKANVRSCDAFFAVTRGDNTNIMAAQIVQRNFGVQRVAVKVADPQRAEAYRKLGLFCINAAALLAGMCRDWLMGDEYKPIDSYNVLVEEMGI
- a CDS encoding NAD-binding protein, producing MYLILVGGGNVGLQLAKRLTARGHEVLLMEKDARMAQKLGNHLGEESVMHGDGCELLSQKAAGFSRADVVVAVTGEDEDNLVVCQLAKEVWKVKRVVARVNDPNHEQIFRDIGIDDTVSATGIIFSLIDQQISSDELIAVGHLHRGHVEVVESILSHRSPWANKAVRDISLPSGTFLVYLVRDGNGMNVSGDTVLTAGDMLVALVPVARADELRAALLDKD